A stretch of the Polyodon spathula isolate WHYD16114869_AA unplaced genomic scaffold, ASM1765450v1 scaffolds_731, whole genome shotgun sequence genome encodes the following:
- the ppm1e gene encoding protein phosphatase 1E encodes MAGTASEEKAFRRFLEIFLREMRGALGEDEPLPLRPLSDLVSEDEVEGECLDLCLQHLCKYNCPFSLAAALARATADEILQNDLAVQHASKQADGSEAIAQLDSVKLARLVFNKLYETCCMWLKDFPRRRRPFPYYETSIHAIKNMRRKMEDKHIVIPDFNTLFNLQDQEEQAYFAVFDGHGGVDAAIYASNHLHINLVRQEMFHQDPAEALCRAFKLTDEKFVQKAARENLRCGTTGVVTFLRGNMLHVAWLGDSQVMLVKRGQVVELMKPHKPDREDEKKRIEALGGCVIWFGAWRVNGSLSVSRAIGDPVHKPYISGDADCTSLPLDGTEDYLLLACDGFFDTVSPEEAMHIVSDHLLENSGDSSMVAHKLVASARDAGSSDNISVIVVFLRDPDAPLPGEEEEPAQGKDSFEGGGEQDSQNHGAESGGKAWPLHQCSAPADLGYEDRTDSLTDRTSLGLGPELALIQDKNRLHLPASGAGNPSRSAPSAPALLPASGPGAARRPPREEGLSAYGLRDSLWASKPLLPSSNQRPTPSGHWFQTATLLSQERRSMTQPPLFFQGRLRRCSRRGKEVSPSLPWRRAPRHRPKPWSCPTRPSIAILDPHRCCNI; translated from the exons TAACTGCCCGTTCTCCCTGGCGGCGGCCCTGGCACGAGCGACCGCGGACGAAATCCTGCAGAATGACCTGGCCGTGCAGCATGCCAGCAAGCAAGCGGACGGCAGCGAGGCCATTGCAC AGCTGGACTCAGTGAAGCTTGCCCGGCTGGTGTTTAACAAGCTGTATGAGACTTGCTGCATGTGGCTGAAGGATTTCCCCCGGCGCAGGAGGCCCTTCCCCTACTACGAGACCTCCATCCATGCCATCAAGAACATGCGCAGGAAGATGGAGGACAAGCATATCGTCATCCCCGACTTCAACACGCTCTTCAACCTCCAG GACCAGGAGGAGCAGGCGTACTTTGCAGTGTTTGATGGCCATGGAGGGGTGGATGCCGCGATCTATGCCTCCAACCACCTCCACATCAACCTGGTGCGGCAGGAGATGTTCCACCAGGACCCCGCCGAGGCCCTGTGCCGCGCCTTCAAGCTCACCGATGAGAAGTTCGTCCAGAAAGCGGCCCGCGAG AACCTGCGCTGTGGCACGACAGGGGTGGTGACGTTCCTGCGGGGGAACATGCTGCATGTGGCCTGGCTCGGGGACTCCCAAGTCATGCTGGTGAAACGTGGACAGGTTGTGGAGCTGATGAAGCCACACAAACCAGACAGAGAG GATGAGAAGAAGCGGATCGAGGCGCTGGGAGGGTGTGTGATCTGGTTCGGTGCCTGGAGGGTTAACGGAAGCTTGTCTGTATCCAGAGCGATTG GTGACCCAGTGCACAAGCCCTACATCTCTGGAGACGCTGACTGCACATCTCTGCCGCTGGATGGCACTGAGGACTACCTACTTCTGGCGTGCGACGGCTTCTTCGACACAGTGAGCCCCGAGGAGGCGATGCACATCGTCTCCGACCACCTGCTGGAGAACAGCGGTGACAGCAGCATGGTGGCTCACAAGCTGGTGGCCTCGGCGCGCGACGCAGGCTCCAGCGACAACATCAGCGTCATCGTGGTGTTTCTGAGAGACCCGGACGCGCCCCTACCCGGGGAGGAAGAGGAGCCAGCGCAGGGGAAGGACTCTTTTGAGGGAGGGGGGGAGCAGGACAGTCAGAACCACGGGGCAGAAAGCGGGGGCAAAGCCTGGCCTCTGCACCAGTGCTCTGCCCCAGCCGACCTGGGTTATGAGGACAGAACGGACTCCTTAACTGACAGAACTAGCCTTGGCCTGGGCCCTGAGCTGGCCCTGATCCAGGACAAGAACCGGCTGCATCTCCCAGCCTCCGGAGCTGGGAACCCCTCGAGATCCGCCCCCTCTGCCCCAGCCCTGCTGCCAGCCTCAGGACCCGGCGCGGCCAGGCGCCCCCCGAGAGAAGAGGGTCTCTCAGCCTACGGACTCCGGGATTCACTGTGGGCCTCCAAACCCCTCCTGCCCTCCTCCAATCAGCGACCCACCCCCTCTGGACACTGGTTCCAAACTGCCACCCTTCTTTCCCAGGAAAGGAGGTCAATGACTCAGCCGCCCCTTTTCTTCCAGGGGCGTCTACGTCGCTGCAGTCGCCGAGGGAAAGAGGTGTCCCCCTCCCTGCCCTGGCGTAGAGCGCCCCGGCACAGGCCCAAACCCTGGAGCTGTCCGACACGCCCTAGCATAGCCATCCTCGACCCGCACCGGTGCTGTAATATATAG